A section of the Hirschia baltica ATCC 49814 genome encodes:
- the prfA gene encoding peptide chain release factor 1 → MAAVSAERLTQVIDRFEQTEARMSVATDPTEIVQLSKDHAELKLVADKARELMDAREALAEADAILSDKDSDADMKELAQEEREELKSSLPELEQSLQLLLLPKDEDDEANAMLEVRAGTGGDEAALFAGDLFRMYQRYAQIQGWKLDIESQSEGDAGGYKEIIASVTGKGVFGKMKFESGVHRVQRVPKTESAGRIHTSAASVAVLPAPEQVNIEIKPEEIRIDTMRSSGAGGQHVNTTDSAVRIIHLPTNIMVTSSEKSQHANRARAMEMLKIRLYEKERAEKDAAMADARKTQVGSGDRSEKIRTYNFPENRVSDHRIKLTLYKLEQILAGDSISEVIDALIAEDQAARLAAMEEG, encoded by the coding sequence ATGGCAGCAGTTTCTGCAGAGCGCCTAACGCAGGTAATTGATAGATTTGAACAAACTGAGGCACGGATGTCTGTTGCGACAGACCCCACAGAAATTGTCCAGCTTTCTAAAGATCATGCCGAGCTAAAGCTTGTTGCTGATAAAGCACGAGAGCTTATGGATGCGCGTGAAGCATTGGCGGAAGCGGATGCTATTTTAAGCGATAAAGATTCTGACGCTGACATGAAAGAACTAGCGCAAGAAGAGCGCGAAGAATTAAAATCAAGTTTGCCCGAACTTGAGCAATCTTTGCAGCTATTGCTATTGCCCAAAGATGAAGATGACGAAGCAAACGCAATGCTTGAGGTGCGGGCTGGAACAGGTGGCGATGAAGCTGCTTTGTTTGCTGGTGATTTATTCCGCATGTATCAGCGCTATGCCCAGATTCAAGGTTGGAAGCTGGACATAGAAAGCCAATCTGAAGGTGATGCTGGTGGATATAAAGAGATTATCGCATCCGTTACCGGTAAGGGTGTGTTTGGTAAAATGAAGTTTGAATCGGGTGTTCACCGAGTTCAGCGCGTTCCCAAAACTGAAAGTGCTGGGCGCATTCACACATCTGCTGCAAGTGTCGCTGTTTTGCCAGCTCCTGAACAGGTGAATATTGAGATTAAACCCGAAGAAATTCGTATTGATACGATGCGGTCTTCTGGTGCGGGTGGACAACACGTCAATACAACCGACTCTGCTGTGCGTATTATTCACTTGCCCACGAATATAATGGTGACATCTTCCGAGAAATCTCAACATGCCAACCGCGCCCGCGCGATGGAAATGTTGAAAATTCGCCTCTATGAAAAAGAGCGTGCTGAAAAAGATGCCGCTATGGCAGATGCGCGTAAAACCCAAGTTGGCTCAGGGGACCGGTCTGAAAAAATCAGGACTTATAATTTTCCTGAAAATCGTGTGTCAGACCACCGTATCAAGCTGACACTCTATAAATTAGAACAAATTTTAGCGGGCGACTCGATTTCTGAAGTCATTGATGCATTAATTGCAGAAGATCAGGCCGCTAGACTTGCCGCTATGGAAGAAGGTTGA
- a CDS encoding MOSC domain-containing protein, giving the protein MTSSTAHVESLWRHPIKGFTPESLKQVFLEAGGYFPNDRMFAIEDGPSGFDPDEPKHISKMRFAVLARSAKIANFETMYLDDRQELEIFERDENCICRFDMSSDEGFEDLSDWLTNRLGDEFNGPLKVIAAPKDHRFVDHFTAGFVSFINSNSVEALAAASQTEIGFQRFRPNIVFSADAWMEDHWSKGQRLKIGGTELEILAPTVRCKATHANPETARYDVDTVSLLMQHFKRRTMGIYAQIVKTGFVAIGDKLEVLE; this is encoded by the coding sequence ATGACTTCTTCTACAGCACATGTTGAGAGTTTGTGGCGTCACCCAATTAAAGGGTTTACACCAGAATCTTTAAAACAGGTTTTTCTCGAAGCAGGTGGATATTTTCCCAATGATCGGATGTTTGCCATTGAAGATGGTCCATCCGGTTTTGATCCTGACGAACCCAAACATATTTCTAAAATGCGTTTCGCGGTTTTGGCGCGGTCTGCCAAAATTGCTAATTTTGAAACAATGTATCTTGATGACCGCCAAGAATTAGAAATTTTTGAACGAGACGAAAACTGCATTTGTCGTTTTGACATGTCGTCTGATGAAGGCTTTGAGGATTTATCTGACTGGCTAACAAACAGGTTGGGGGATGAATTTAACGGTCCTTTGAAAGTAATCGCTGCACCTAAAGACCATCGTTTTGTTGATCATTTTACTGCTGGATTTGTATCGTTCATAAATTCAAATTCGGTTGAGGCTTTGGCCGCTGCATCACAAACTGAAATTGGTTTTCAACGTTTTCGTCCGAACATCGTTTTTAGTGCAGATGCTTGGATGGAAGATCATTGGAGCAAAGGGCAAAGGCTAAAAATTGGTGGTACGGAATTGGAAATTTTAGCACCAACTGTGCGCTGTAAGGCCACGCATGCCAACCCTGAAACGGCTCGATATGATGTCGACACTGTTTCGCTACTCATGCAACACTTTAAACGCAGAACAATGGGAATTTATGCACAAATAGTGAAGACTGGTTTTGTCGCTATTGGAGATAAATTGGAAGTTCTCGAATAA
- the prmC gene encoding peptide chain release factor N(5)-glutamine methyltransferase codes for MNETVQTYSDALRLAAQKLARADVEGPLRDARRLMELAAGMSTTDLIAEENTQIPLQISAKFSAFIQRRLEGEPISRIAGRREFWGLEFVITSDVLDPRPDTETLVELVLSEWKSDYKNVLDLGTGSGCILLSILSEKLSAQGLGLDQSEKALGVATKNAEKLELKQRARFQNSNWFDALTPEQKFDVIVSNPPYIPSADIEVLDIDVKKYDPLSALDGGEDGYDDYRHIISKAKVHLNKNGLIAFEVGFNQAEKVCELLENEKFIHINVRKDLSGVKRCVYGYASSV; via the coding sequence ATGAATGAAACTGTGCAGACTTATTCTGATGCTTTGAGATTAGCTGCTCAAAAGCTTGCAAGAGCGGATGTTGAGGGGCCACTCAGGGATGCGCGGCGGTTGATGGAGCTTGCTGCTGGGATGTCTACAACGGACCTCATAGCAGAAGAAAATACCCAAATACCGCTTCAAATCAGTGCTAAGTTCAGCGCTTTTATCCAACGGCGTCTTGAGGGGGAACCTATTTCTCGAATTGCGGGTAGACGAGAGTTTTGGGGATTAGAATTTGTCATAACATCTGACGTTTTAGATCCGCGCCCAGACACTGAAACGCTCGTCGAGCTAGTGCTGAGTGAATGGAAAAGCGATTATAAGAATGTTCTTGATCTGGGAACGGGCAGCGGATGTATTCTTTTATCCATACTCAGTGAAAAATTAAGTGCGCAAGGTTTGGGTTTGGATCAAAGCGAAAAAGCTTTGGGCGTTGCAACTAAAAATGCTGAAAAATTAGAACTTAAGCAACGTGCTCGCTTTCAGAATTCAAATTGGTTTGATGCGCTAACGCCTGAACAAAAGTTCGATGTTATCGTGTCAAATCCTCCTTATATCCCGTCTGCTGATATTGAAGTGTTAGATATCGACGTAAAAAAATACGATCCGCTATCCGCGCTTGATGGCGGCGAAGATGGGTATGATGATTACAGGCATATAATTTCAAAAGCCAAAGTGCACTTGAATAAAAATGGGCTGATTGCGTTTGAGGTTGGCTTTAATCAAGCCGAAAAAGTATGCGAACTCCTCGAAAATGAGAAGTTTATCCATATAAATGTGCGTAAGGACCTATCTGGCGTGAAAAGATGTGTTTACGGCTACGCTTCAAGCGTGTAA
- a CDS encoding DUF4167 domain-containing protein yields the protein MKRQRGRGRKPNNSGNRSLESNGPEVKIRGSASQIYEKYVQYARDAQTAGDRVKAENLFQHAEHYYRIMQANMPKDRPQHQNNRDDAEQSSDAEETTEAVAVSTTTNEAVEDPLQVVDASGDSDNELSNDEAEEAEKAPPKKRVRRPRRKPVEATESKPDEEARSALDTLAEQQAEIAGN from the coding sequence ATGAAGCGTCAGCGTGGGCGCGGGCGGAAGCCCAATAATTCGGGCAATCGTTCGCTCGAAAGCAACGGACCTGAAGTTAAGATCCGTGGCTCAGCCAGCCAAATTTATGAAAAGTATGTTCAGTATGCGCGAGATGCGCAAACTGCGGGGGATCGTGTGAAGGCTGAAAATTTATTTCAGCACGCTGAGCACTATTACCGTATCATGCAGGCAAATATGCCAAAAGATCGGCCTCAGCATCAGAATAATCGTGATGATGCAGAGCAATCTTCAGATGCAGAAGAAACGACTGAAGCAGTTGCTGTATCCACGACAACGAATGAAGCTGTGGAAGATCCGCTTCAAGTTGTTGATGCTAGTGGTGATTCTGATAATGAATTGTCCAATGATGAAGCTGAAGAAGCAGAAAAAGCACCTCCTAAGAAGCGTGTGCGTCGTCCGCGTCGTAAACCTGTTGAAGCAACTGAATCTAAACCAGACGAAGAAGCGCGTTCAGCTCTTGATACATTGGCTGAACAACAAGCTGAAATCGCTGGAAATTAA
- a CDS encoding DUF4349 domain-containing protein, with protein sequence MKKVLLFSAALIALSACGGSDEKASGAMNMEYSEADFAPAAMVQASEDMMERKMASPSPVPVPTDGATASTGPMLAYTHNRSIESPAKDVERVVTSHQKMCEKAGFQKCMVVNSNQNGIGEEWASANLHIRATPEWITEFFQDLPKDLKKTDSKITSASTSAQDLSTQIVDTDARLKAQLTLRDRLQALLTDRPSELGDLIELERELSRVQSDIDANASILAALRQRVAMSNLHMNYSAKSTVTSRSVWAPLADAFGNFFKNFAGALGAVVTAIAVIIPWLPVIGGLLWFGRWIYRKVWRKNKQEKAVLVDNASPAPTPPEANS encoded by the coding sequence ATGAAAAAAGTTCTATTATTTTCAGCAGCTTTGATCGCACTGTCTGCATGTGGTGGTAGCGATGAAAAAGCCAGCGGTGCCATGAATATGGAATATTCTGAAGCTGACTTTGCTCCAGCTGCAATGGTTCAGGCATCAGAAGACATGATGGAACGAAAAATGGCGTCTCCTTCGCCAGTACCCGTTCCAACTGACGGAGCAACAGCTTCCACTGGACCAATGCTAGCGTACACGCATAATCGCTCAATCGAGTCACCAGCAAAAGACGTTGAACGCGTGGTCACATCTCACCAAAAGATGTGTGAAAAAGCTGGCTTTCAAAAATGTATGGTGGTCAACTCAAATCAAAATGGAATTGGCGAAGAATGGGCAAGTGCAAACCTGCACATTCGTGCGACACCAGAGTGGATTACTGAATTTTTTCAGGACCTTCCAAAAGATCTCAAGAAAACCGACTCTAAAATCACAAGCGCCAGCACAAGTGCACAAGATTTATCAACGCAAATCGTAGACACAGATGCACGCCTAAAAGCGCAACTCACTTTACGTGACCGCCTACAGGCATTGCTCACAGATCGTCCAAGCGAGTTGGGTGACCTTATTGAATTAGAACGTGAGTTATCGCGCGTGCAGTCAGATATTGATGCAAATGCAAGCATATTGGCGGCCTTACGTCAGCGTGTAGCAATGTCAAATCTTCACATGAATTATTCAGCAAAATCAACGGTTACATCACGCTCTGTCTGGGCACCTCTCGCGGATGCTTTTGGCAATTTCTTTAAGAATTTCGCGGGCGCACTTGGAGCGGTCGTTACAGCAATTGCCGTGATTATACCCTGGTTACCCGTCATAGGTGGATTGTTGTGGTTTGGCCGTTGGATCTATCGCAAAGTCTGGCGTAAAAACAAACAAGAAAAAGCTGTATTGGTAGACAATGCCAGCCCAGCACCGACGCCACCAGAAGCAAACTCATAA
- the nspC gene encoding carboxynorspermidine decarboxylase, with translation MSLYPNRPFEFDISNIETPVFIVDKGALEENLAILKDVQDRSGAKILLALKGFAMWSFAPTIMKYLPGVTSSSTAEARLGAEEFGGEVHACAPAYSEADFRELLTLCDHIVFNSVNQAKRFLPIYEEAKANGGRKVSFGLRVNHGHRETEVELYDPAAPKSRLGAPRDQIPTDGLEGLEGLHFHTLCELDSDSLERSLEVFERDFGDLIPGLKWLNFGGGHHITRPDYDVERLVHLVKRIKEKYGVEVYLEPGEAIAIRTGVLVTEVMDIMHNAMDIAILDTSATAHMPDVLEMPYRPDIVGGDEPNEKVHTYRLGGLSCLAGDVVGDYSFDKPLEIGQKLIFLDMGHYTMVKTSTFNGVRLPSIAIADPDTGKIEIVRRFGYEDYKNRLS, from the coding sequence ATGTCCCTTTATCCCAACCGCCCATTTGAATTCGATATCTCAAACATCGAAACGCCTGTTTTTATTGTAGATAAAGGCGCATTAGAAGAAAATCTTGCCATTCTAAAAGACGTGCAAGACCGCTCAGGCGCAAAGATATTGCTGGCCCTAAAAGGCTTTGCAATGTGGTCATTTGCGCCCACAATCATGAAATACCTCCCCGGCGTCACATCCTCCTCTACCGCCGAAGCCCGCCTTGGCGCAGAAGAATTTGGCGGCGAAGTCCACGCATGCGCCCCCGCCTATTCAGAAGCTGATTTTCGTGAACTCCTAACCCTATGTGACCACATCGTTTTTAACTCGGTGAATCAAGCCAAACGTTTCCTGCCAATTTACGAAGAAGCCAAAGCAAATGGGGGACGCAAAGTGTCATTCGGCTTGCGCGTCAATCATGGTCACCGTGAAACGGAAGTTGAACTGTATGATCCAGCCGCCCCCAAATCACGCCTTGGTGCACCGCGCGACCAAATTCCAACTGATGGTTTAGAAGGACTTGAAGGCTTACACTTTCACACATTGTGCGAACTAGATTCGGATTCACTTGAACGTTCCTTAGAAGTGTTCGAACGTGATTTTGGTGATCTCATCCCCGGTTTAAAATGGCTGAATTTTGGCGGCGGTCACCATATTACACGCCCAGATTATGATGTGGAACGCCTCGTTCACCTTGTAAAACGTATCAAAGAAAAATACGGCGTTGAAGTGTATTTAGAACCAGGTGAAGCGATTGCGATCCGTACAGGTGTCCTCGTCACAGAAGTGATGGATATCATGCACAACGCAATGGATATCGCTATCCTAGACACAAGCGCCACAGCGCACATGCCTGATGTTTTGGAAATGCCATACCGACCCGATATTGTCGGCGGCGACGAACCCAATGAGAAAGTACACACATACCGATTGGGTGGACTATCATGTTTAGCCGGCGATGTTGTGGGAGATTATTCATTCGATAAGCCGCTAGAAATTGGCCAAAAGCTGATTTTTCTAGATATGGGCCACTATACGATGGTTAAAACATCCACCTTTAATGGTGTACGCCTTCCTTCTATAGCGATTGCGGACCCTGACACTGGAAAAATCGAGATTGTTCGGCGGTTTGGGTATGAAGACTATAAGAATAGACTGAGCTAA
- a CDS encoding heavy-metal-associated domain-containing protein: protein MKYLIITCAMLLSISPALAQEQSHKMHSEHENADHDMHEDHNHSDHTHDEHQDDTHTTESEHTAHTKLVKSPEILEALSQGGDAAVVNVLGVVCDFCAKAMNKTFGKKDEVAAVHVDLDTKTLNLVFAPNQSLSDEAIEKLVKKAGYRTSNITRIASEKVESTQ, encoded by the coding sequence ATGAAATATTTAATTATCACTTGCGCAATGCTTCTCTCAATTTCGCCAGCATTGGCTCAGGAACAATCGCATAAAATGCATTCAGAGCATGAAAATGCCGATCACGACATGCATGAAGACCATAATCACAGCGACCACACACATGATGAACATCAGGACGACACGCACACCACAGAAAGTGAGCACACAGCACACACTAAATTGGTAAAATCACCTGAAATACTCGAAGCTTTATCACAAGGCGGAGACGCTGCAGTGGTCAATGTTTTAGGTGTTGTGTGTGATTTTTGTGCAAAAGCCATGAACAAAACGTTCGGCAAAAAAGACGAAGTCGCCGCTGTACATGTCGATCTTGATACAAAAACACTCAACCTTGTGTTTGCACCAAATCAGTCATTATCAGATGAAGCCATTGAAAAGCTTGTGAAAAAAGCAGGATACCGCACTTCCAACATCACTCGTATCGCATCAGAAAAAGTTGAATCAACGCAATGA
- a CDS encoding trypsin-like peptidase domain-containing protein: MFDKDTPFGDQDAEIQRLMSISVIRQGAENSVCFIELYKTCENSARDIKLATGTGFFAKQRNLVQLITCWHVVTGLHHETREWLSGTQTCFPDKLKLYFVGREPETNRFVFCNTMVNLYQTIDGDKAPTWNVHPTVGSLYDIVVINLDADWLNKTVIPFKLSKNDAHNLIEAKDSVFVLGHPIDNFMQRYMPIYKRGSIASAPSFPYNTHPKFLIDATTRSGMSGSPVMLHQDPIHKAFRDGRARDLTNINVIGMYSGRESAYEGGHSTELGFVWRIDDIVEVIENGKRDIMPTQGVAIPKPNLKMGDPAMDKEGNFIPFTNIHQSD; the protein is encoded by the coding sequence ATGTTTGATAAGGACACCCCGTTTGGAGACCAAGACGCCGAAATCCAGAGGTTAATGAGTATAAGTGTTATAAGACAAGGTGCTGAAAATAGCGTTTGTTTTATTGAATTATACAAAACCTGCGAGAATTCTGCCAGAGATATAAAATTAGCTACTGGAACAGGCTTTTTTGCCAAACAACGAAACCTCGTGCAACTCATAACTTGCTGGCATGTGGTTACAGGCCTTCATCATGAAACGAGGGAATGGCTCAGCGGAACACAAACATGTTTTCCCGACAAATTGAAATTATACTTCGTTGGCCGGGAACCCGAAACAAACCGCTTTGTATTTTGCAATACGATGGTAAATCTTTACCAAACTATTGATGGAGACAAAGCTCCTACTTGGAATGTTCATCCAACAGTTGGAAGTCTATATGATATTGTAGTAATAAACTTAGATGCCGATTGGTTAAATAAAACCGTTATACCATTTAAATTGTCAAAAAATGATGCTCACAACCTCATTGAGGCCAAAGACAGTGTATTCGTTCTAGGGCATCCAATAGACAACTTTATGCAAAGATACATGCCAATATATAAACGCGGCTCTATAGCATCGGCACCATCATTTCCTTACAATACTCATCCAAAATTTCTCATCGACGCGACCACTCGTAGTGGAATGTCGGGCTCTCCAGTAATGTTGCATCAGGACCCCATTCATAAGGCCTTTAGAGACGGCAGAGCTCGAGATTTAACTAACATAAATGTTATTGGAATGTATTCAGGTAGAGAGAGTGCATATGAGGGTGGTCATAGTACTGAATTAGGATTCGTCTGGCGTATTGATGATATAGTCGAAGTAATAGAAAATGGAAAAAGAGATATTATGCCAACCCAAGGAGTTGCGATACCAAAACCCAACCTCAAAATGGGTGACCCCGCGATGGACAAGGAAGGTAACTTTATACCCTTCACAAATATTCATCAGTCCGATTAG
- a CDS encoding saccharopine dehydrogenase family protein has protein sequence MTKVLQIGAGGVGTVVAHKLAMSPVFTDIMLASRTVSKCDDIAASVKGKTGVTIATASVDADNVAQTVELIKSFGPDLVINVALPYQDLTLMEACLQAGVHYLDTANYEHPDTAKFEYKEQWAFQERFKEAGLTALLGSGFDPGVTNMFCAHAQKNLFDTIETIDILDCNGGDHGHPFATNFNPEINIREITANGRYWENGKWIETEPLEQSMMFDFPGVGERKAFLLYHEEMESLCQNIKGLKRIRFWMTFGEAYLKHLDVIQNLGLDSIKPIEFQGQQIVPIQFLQALLPDPASLAPNYTGKTSIGCLVKGTKDGKERTSFIYNICDHEETYKEVGAQAVSYTTGVPAVVGAEMIATGKWRQPGVWNMEQNDPDPFLERLGPSGLPWHVMDM, from the coding sequence ATGACAAAAGTTCTTCAAATAGGTGCCGGCGGCGTCGGCACAGTGGTTGCTCACAAGCTGGCTATGAGCCCGGTCTTCACAGACATCATGCTCGCCAGCCGCACAGTTTCTAAATGTGACGATATCGCAGCATCCGTAAAAGGAAAAACCGGCGTCACAATCGCAACAGCTTCCGTTGATGCAGACAATGTCGCGCAAACAGTTGAGCTGATTAAAAGCTTTGGACCAGACCTCGTGATTAACGTCGCACTTCCATATCAAGACCTCACATTGATGGAGGCTTGTTTGCAGGCCGGTGTCCACTATCTCGACACAGCCAATTATGAACACCCAGACACAGCAAAATTTGAATATAAAGAGCAATGGGCTTTCCAAGAGCGCTTCAAAGAAGCTGGCCTAACTGCCTTGCTTGGCTCTGGTTTTGATCCGGGCGTCACCAACATGTTCTGTGCCCACGCGCAGAAAAACCTATTCGACACAATCGAAACAATCGACATTCTTGACTGTAATGGCGGCGATCACGGCCACCCATTCGCGACCAATTTCAACCCTGAAATCAACATTCGCGAGATCACAGCAAATGGCCGTTATTGGGAAAATGGTAAGTGGATCGAAACAGAACCATTAGAACAATCCATGATGTTTGATTTCCCCGGCGTGGGAGAGCGCAAAGCCTTTCTTCTTTACCACGAAGAAATGGAAAGCCTGTGCCAAAACATTAAAGGCCTAAAGCGCATTCGTTTCTGGATGACATTTGGTGAAGCCTATCTCAAACACCTAGACGTTATCCAAAACCTTGGCCTCGACAGCATCAAACCGATTGAATTCCAAGGCCAGCAAATTGTGCCAATCCAATTCTTACAAGCACTATTGCCAGACCCTGCCAGCCTTGCACCAAACTATACAGGCAAAACCTCAATTGGATGTCTAGTAAAAGGCACAAAAGACGGCAAAGAACGCACAAGCTTCATCTATAATATTTGTGATCATGAAGAGACTTACAAAGAAGTCGGCGCACAAGCTGTCTCCTACACAACAGGTGTCCCTGCAGTTGTAGGCGCTGAAATGATCGCAACCGGAAAATGGCGCCAGCCCGGCGTGTGGAATATGGAACAAAACGACCCCGACCCATTCCTAGAACGCCTAGGCCCATCTGGCCTACCATGGCACGTCATGGATATGTAG
- a CDS encoding type III PLP-dependent enzyme, translating to MITFQTPLDLVRVLHPESPVACVRPERVSTAAAWFQNHFPGDVLYAVKANPSPWALDAMYEAGMRWFDVASLEEIELVANRFDDAVLAYMHPIKSRNSIERAYFDYGVRIFVLDCEAELQKILEATDFAKDLTLVVRMAVSNDGASMPLSGKFGCFGDDAAHLLQAARSYADELGVSFHVGSQCMDPGAYRIAMDTVSNTIVQAAVTVDIVDVGGGFPALYPGMQPPELQSYIDVINQVFEEMPVLFNADLWCEPGRALVADSTSIVAKVELVRDGRVYLNDGAYGNLFDAAHCKWPFPMEVHRVSGKTSIHSKPFTIYGPTCDSIDVLDGVFDLPADIQEGDYIEFGMMGAYGTAMSTRFNGFGDTKTYRVRNSISQTMYETQAEEQRRYENNVIFLPRREA from the coding sequence ATGATCACTTTCCAAACACCTCTGGACCTAGTCCGTGTGCTTCACCCTGAATCTCCAGTCGCTTGTGTGCGACCAGAGAGGGTGTCAACAGCTGCTGCTTGGTTCCAGAACCACTTTCCGGGCGACGTGCTATATGCCGTCAAAGCAAACCCATCACCATGGGCGCTTGATGCTATGTATGAAGCTGGCATGCGCTGGTTTGATGTTGCGTCTCTGGAAGAAATCGAGCTTGTAGCAAACCGCTTCGATGACGCGGTACTTGCTTACATGCACCCAATCAAAAGCCGCAATTCAATTGAACGCGCCTATTTTGACTATGGTGTCAGAATCTTTGTGCTCGACTGTGAAGCTGAGCTACAAAAAATTCTTGAAGCAACTGATTTTGCCAAAGACCTAACATTGGTCGTGCGTATGGCTGTATCCAATGATGGTGCATCCATGCCCCTATCTGGCAAATTTGGCTGTTTTGGCGATGATGCTGCACACCTATTGCAAGCTGCACGTTCATACGCGGATGAACTAGGCGTGAGCTTTCACGTTGGGTCTCAATGTATGGACCCGGGCGCATACCGCATTGCTATGGACACTGTCTCAAACACAATCGTGCAAGCGGCTGTGACTGTGGATATCGTTGATGTTGGCGGCGGCTTCCCAGCCCTATACCCCGGCATGCAACCACCAGAGCTTCAGTCATACATTGATGTGATCAACCAAGTGTTTGAAGAAATGCCAGTTTTGTTCAACGCAGACCTATGGTGTGAGCCAGGCCGTGCGCTTGTGGCCGATTCAACATCTATCGTCGCTAAAGTAGAATTAGTGCGCGATGGCCGCGTGTACCTCAATGATGGTGCATATGGTAACTTGTTTGATGCTGCCCACTGCAAATGGCCTTTCCCTATGGAAGTCCACCGCGTATCTGGCAAAACAAGTATTCACAGCAAACCCTTCACCATTTACGGGCCAACATGTGATTCCATTGATGTGCTTGATGGCGTTTTCGATCTACCCGCCGACATTCAAGAAGGCGACTATATCGAATTTGGCATGATGGGCGCATACGGCACAGCTATGTCAACACGCTTTAACGGCTTTGGAGACACCAAAACCTACCGCGTACGCAATAGCATCAGCCAAACAATGTACGAAACACAAGCAGAAGAACAACGTCGTTACGAAAACAATGTTATCTTCTTGCCGCGCCGTGAAGCTTAG